A region of the Calditrichota bacterium genome:
CTGGTGGCTATGAACGCCGTGGCGGCCCTGGCTTCCACTTTGCCGCATCGCAAGGAGTTTGTGCAAGAACTCTGGGACATGCCTGTGCCGCGCGGGCCAGGCAGGTACTATGACGGGGTTCTGTACCTGTTGGGCCTACTTCAAGTGAGCGGCAACTTTCGCATCTATGACCTGCGGGGAAAGCCAGTGCCACAGTGCCCGGGGAGGTAATTTGTCCTCGTAGCCCGCTCGGTGGTAAGGTGAATTCAGCAGGGAGATTTGGCCATGTTCACGATCAGACGACTAGGCGGATTGGGCGTTGCTGAGCGCAGCCGGAACGTACGAGGGTTCAGCTCGATGCTGGCTGGGTGCCTCGGCGTTGCGATGTTCCTCTTGTCCTCTTCGCAGGTGCTGGGTGGAGCGTGGAAGAGCGCTCCTTATGTGACCTGCGAGGATGGGAAGGGGAGGTTTCCGTTGGTCAAGGAAGGGAAGGCAGCGCCCCTCCTGGCGAGCACGCAGGACTTCCCAGGAGTCATCCGAGTGCTCAAGCACTTTCAGGCGGACATCGAACGTGTGAGCGGCTGCCAGGCAAGGATCGTCTTGGACACTA
Encoded here:
- a CDS encoding glycoside hydrolase, giving the protein LVAMNAVAALASTLPHRKEFVQELWDMPVPRGPGRYYDGVLYLLGLLQVSGNFRIYDLRGKPVPQCPGR